One Spiroplasma endosymbiont of Dioctria linearis DNA segment encodes these proteins:
- the pnuC gene encoding nicotinamide riboside transporter PnuC produces the protein MKNTRDEIDEANINIENPISKKQNSFMKFLKSELTGWNPFEILLLFISTTLILTLGIVAKDKAIAIIAGITGTIGVILGAKGKISAFIVATINSVLYIIILIQGSLFSSIILHAAFYIPMNIIGFGLWFRKRDNKGDVMSRFLSWPAMILVYSTLIIVWVTYSLLMIKFSDANSIWFDSFILIGTIMAIILMIFRYVDQWTLWLLTNLVSLIMWTFILINIENSLFEKSTVIIFIIQYASSLINSIYGFWNWIKLNKNSKRYQVKILNKDDYEKLSKSQKIIYSFDKFFTKK, from the coding sequence ATGAAAAATACTAGAGATGAAATAGATGAAGCAAATATTAATATTGAAAATCCAATTTCAAAAAAGCAAAATAGCTTTATGAAATTTTTAAAATCTGAATTAACAGGTTGAAATCCATTTGAGATTTTGCTTTTATTCATCTCCACAACTTTAATTTTAACTTTAGGAATAGTTGCAAAAGATAAAGCAATTGCAATCATTGCAGGTATAACTGGTACAATTGGTGTTATTCTTGGAGCAAAAGGAAAGATTAGTGCTTTTATTGTAGCAACTATTAACTCTGTTTTATATATTATTATTCTTATTCAAGGTTCATTATTTAGTTCAATAATTCTTCATGCTGCATTTTATATACCAATGAATATAATTGGTTTTGGTCTTTGGTTTAGAAAAAGAGATAATAAGGGAGATGTTATGTCAAGATTTTTATCATGACCTGCAATGATACTTGTTTACTCAACTTTAATTATAGTTTGAGTTACTTATTCCTTATTAATGATTAAGTTTAGTGACGCAAATAGTATATGATTTGATTCATTTATTTTAATTGGAACTATAATGGCAATTATTTTAATGATTTTTCGATATGTTGATCAATGAACATTATGATTATTAACAAATTTAGTAAGTCTAATTATGTGAACTTTTATTTTAATTAACATTGAAAATAGTTTATTTGAAAAATCTACAGTCATTATTTTTATAATTCAATATGCCTCAAGTTTAATTAATTCTATTTATGGATTTTGAAATTGAATTAAATTAAACAAAAATAGTAAAAGATATCAAGTAAAAATACTTAATAAAGATGATTATGAAAAATTATCTAAGAGTCAAAAAATAATTTATAGTTTTGATAAATTTTTTACAAAAAAATAA
- a CDS encoding PfkB family carbohydrate kinase, whose translation MKTLIIGSAIVDIMMKVENLPQRSGDVVAKQREISVGGCAYNVANTFKLLNQDCCLFVPIGQGVFGSIIEKQLIKDNYEILLKKDYKDNGYCIALIEPDGERTFITYSGLEDDFEKEWFNNINFNEYENIYFEGYKAYSSGGEKIVNQLTKLSKKNIYFCPGPMVTSINKKLMKKIMNLNPILHLNEKEITDYTNIKNVDEAIKSLYLQNRNLIYVTLGSSGVICYDGKTLVRVDGFKVKKVIDTLGAGDAHIATIMLSLSNGKTLENSLKLANLVASKIVEVHGAKIEDQKVINYLREQYEKY comes from the coding sequence ATGAAAACTTTAATTATTGGTTCTGCAATTGTTGATATAATGATGAAAGTTGAAAATTTGCCGCAAAGGTCAGGCGATGTTGTTGCTAAACAAAGAGAAATAAGTGTTGGTGGTTGTGCTTATAATGTGGCAAATACTTTTAAATTATTAAATCAAGATTGTTGTTTATTTGTTCCAATTGGGCAAGGAGTTTTTGGATCAATTATTGAAAAGCAACTTATTAAAGATAATTATGAAATACTTTTAAAAAAAGATTACAAAGACAATGGATATTGCATTGCCTTAATAGAACCAGATGGTGAAAGAACTTTTATAACTTATTCAGGTTTGGAAGATGATTTTGAAAAAGAGTGATTTAATAATATTAATTTTAATGAATATGAAAATATTTATTTTGAAGGTTACAAAGCATATAGTAGTGGTGGAGAAAAAATAGTTAATCAATTAACTAAGTTAAGTAAAAAAAATATTTATTTTTGTCCAGGACCAATGGTAACGTCAATAAATAAAAAACTAATGAAAAAAATTATGAATTTAAATCCAATCTTGCATTTAAATGAAAAAGAAATTACTGACTATACAAATATAAAAAATGTAGATGAAGCTATAAAAAGTTTGTATTTACAAAATAGAAATTTAATTTATGTTACTTTAGGTTCTAGTGGAGTAATTTGTTATGATGGAAAAACTTTAGTTCGAGTGGATGGATTTAAAGTAAAAAAAGTTATAGATACACTTGGCGCTGGTGATGCTCATATTGCAACCATTATGTTAAGTTTATCAAATGGTAAAACATTGGAAAACTCTTTAAAGTTAGCAAACCTAGTGGCAAGTAAAATAGTGGAAGTACATGGAGCTAAAATTGAAGATCAAAAAGTAATTAATTACTTAAGGGAGCAATATGAAAAATACTAG
- a CDS encoding HAD family hydrolase, which yields MRKIKKIAATDMDGTIIFELDTISEANKEHLLNFQKNSNNSLTIVTGRNYFLTDFAVKELNINLPVICSNGASVIDPQTLEYVAKRHFKKSEIKELLEKFLNTTIDICVPNDFRTHFIQNEEWIESLIENKMNLDFSHFPDEKVLYNYESLEQLIERGLDLDESFPVLVANVKNNKQLEYVRSVVNNNNVLALEFPRGDKCRVEIFKKGVTKSWGLNRLLEKYNLTKEDIHLFGDEHNDFPMFEDFPNCYAVGNAIEGIKALSKEVIDTVQNAGVGKKLNKIIEEFK from the coding sequence ATGAGAAAGATAAAAAAAATAGCAGCCACTGATATGGATGGGACAATCATTTTTGAATTAGATACTATCAGTGAAGCAAATAAGGAACACTTATTAAATTTTCAAAAAAATTCAAATAATAGTTTAACTATTGTTACAGGAAGAAACTATTTTTTAACAGATTTTGCTGTAAAAGAATTAAATATTAATCTACCAGTAATCTGTTCCAATGGAGCTTCAGTAATTGATCCTCAAACACTAGAATATGTTGCAAAAAGGCATTTTAAAAAATCAGAAATTAAAGAATTATTAGAAAAATTTTTAAATACAACTATTGATATTTGTGTTCCCAATGATTTTAGAACTCATTTTATTCAAAATGAAGAGTGAATTGAGTCATTAATTGAAAATAAGATGAACTTGGATTTTTCACATTTTCCTGATGAAAAAGTTTTATATAATTATGAAAGTTTAGAGCAATTAATTGAAAGGGGTTTGGATTTAGACGAAAGCTTTCCAGTTTTAGTTGCAAATGTTAAAAATAATAAACAATTAGAATATGTTAGAAGTGTTGTAAATAATAATAATGTACTAGCTTTGGAATTTCCAAGAGGAGATAAATGCAGAGTTGAGATTTTTAAAAAGGGTGTAACAAAAAGTTGAGGGTTGAATAGATTATTAGAAAAATATAATTTAACAAAAGAAGATATTCATTTATTTGGCGATGAGCACAATGACTTTCCAATGTTTGAAGATTTTCCTAATTGTTATGCTGTGGGAAACGCAATTGAAGGTATTAAGGCATTATCTAAAGAAGTAATTGATACTGTTCAAAATGCTGGTGTAGGAAAAAAATTAAATAAGATTATTGAAGAATTTAAATAA
- a CDS encoding nitroreductase family protein, protein MTKSLQLLNNRISAKRYQKEFKLSDEQKTELLESIRWAPSSFGMEPFKVLLIENKEIREEILAGWWNQVGVTQASAIIIWVAYKEEYLKNVHFKEQTERNIPDGFEGIRETMIGGVNAVLTSLDMSINEWAARQAYISLGTVLNTAQEMEIDVCPSEGLDSNMVGKILAKHNLINLENEKVLVGMFIGKVDTTQEFHHSFSKTRRPAEKAYKIVK, encoded by the coding sequence ATGACAAAAAGTTTACAATTATTAAATAATCGTATTTCAGCTAAAAGATACCAAAAGGAGTTCAAATTATCTGATGAACAAAAAACTGAATTATTAGAATCTATTAGATGAGCACCAAGTTCTTTTGGAATGGAGCCTTTTAAAGTTCTTTTAATTGAAAATAAAGAAATAAGAGAAGAAATATTGGCTGGTTGATGAAACCAAGTTGGAGTTACACAAGCTTCTGCAATTATTATTTGAGTAGCTTACAAAGAAGAATATTTAAAAAATGTTCATTTTAAAGAACAAACTGAAAGAAATATTCCAGATGGTTTTGAAGGCATTAGAGAAACAATGATTGGCGGAGTTAATGCAGTACTTACTTCATTAGATATGTCTATTAATGAATGAGCTGCAAGACAAGCATATATTTCTTTAGGAACTGTACTTAATACTGCACAAGAAATGGAAATTGATGTTTGTCCAAGTGAAGGTTTAGATTCAAATATGGTGGGAAAAATTCTTGCAAAACATAATTTAATAAATTTAGAAAATGAAAAAGTTTTAGTTGGAATGTTTATTGGTAAAGTAGACACCACTCAAGAATTTCATCACTCATTTTCAAAAACAAGAAGACCTGCTGAAAAAGCTTATAAAATAGTTAAATAA
- a CDS encoding ADP-ribosylglycohydrolase family protein, whose product MKNKIEGVIYGMAIGDAMGMPAELWGRNKVRKFFKGYISEFLEGPQENDIAKNYKKGQFTDDTAQALVILDSLFENNFIPDKKIIAKNLLIWAEQNNAFEQNILGPTSKEALKMIKNNLDPIEITKKALSNGSAMRIAPIGLLFKKNQHQQLVDYVFKVSQVTHTSDITISGASIIAMCVNSALYKKNFEEILEDLYIVDKLALQVGSETYSPSMTKRIKLAIEIADRFKGKDIEFIDELYDVIGAGVNISESVPTAIAIAYYAKNVNKAAFLAANLAGDTDTIGAMACAICGAYTGIEEIDKNFVKIIKESNEIDFDFYIKKIETYLKEKGI is encoded by the coding sequence ATGAAAAATAAAATAGAAGGCGTAATTTATGGTATGGCTATTGGGGATGCCATGGGGATGCCTGCTGAGTTATGAGGAAGAAATAAAGTTAGAAAATTCTTTAAAGGCTATATTAGTGAATTTTTAGAAGGACCTCAAGAAAATGATATTGCAAAAAATTATAAAAAAGGTCAGTTTACCGATGATACTGCACAAGCATTAGTCATTTTAGATTCATTATTTGAAAATAATTTTATTCCAGATAAAAAAATAATTGCAAAGAACTTATTAATTTGAGCAGAACAAAATAATGCTTTTGAACAAAATATTTTAGGTCCAACTTCAAAAGAAGCTTTAAAAATGATTAAAAATAATTTAGACCCAATTGAAATAACAAAAAAAGCATTAAGTAATGGATCAGCAATGAGGATAGCACCAATTGGATTATTATTTAAAAAAAATCAACATCAACAATTAGTAGATTATGTTTTTAAAGTTTCACAAGTTACTCATACAAGTGATATTACTATCTCAGGAGCTTCAATAATTGCTATGTGTGTTAATTCAGCACTTTACAAAAAAAACTTTGAAGAGATATTAGAGGATTTATATATCGTTGATAAATTAGCTTTGCAAGTAGGAAGTGAAACATATAGTCCTTCAATGACTAAAAGAATAAAATTAGCAATTGAAATTGCAGATCGTTTTAAAGGTAAAGATATTGAATTTATTGATGAGCTATATGATGTTATTGGAGCAGGGGTAAATATTAGTGAATCAGTTCCTACAGCAATTGCAATTGCATATTATGCTAAAAATGTAAACAAAGCTGCATTTCTTGCAGCAAATTTAGCAGGAGATACAGATACTATTGGAGCAATGGCTTGCGCAATTTGTGGAGCATATACTGGTATTGAAGAAATTGATAAAAATTTTGTTAAAATAATTAAAGAAAGTAATGAAATAGATTTTGATTTTTATATTAAAAAAATTGAAACTTATTTAAAAGAAAAAGGTATTTAA